In Drosophila yakuba strain Tai18E2 chromosome 2R, Prin_Dyak_Tai18E2_2.1, whole genome shotgun sequence, a single genomic region encodes these proteins:
- the LOC6529485 gene encoding uncharacterized protein LOC6529485 yields the protein MFKDTATASTGGLARELGDAHSTPGTYPSPTSGATPPVVSRTLDRRLNPNAPVFVPDFKASQVAKKLFDELSSYTRWSTASSEDISYGPRYESIWREVSLQQQQRLPNPGFDYSLDPGEDEVGELEFDEVQAMNIGAESYDPKLRSTAVSQAMVVPETVGDVEEPLDEEKRNGFQNRPSARPARRCCSLM from the exons ATGTTCAAGGACACCGCCACCGCATCGACCGGCGGACTCGCACGGGAACTGGGTGACGCCCATTCGACCCCCGGCACCTACCCTTCGCCCACCTCCGGCGCCACGCCCCCCGTCGTCAGCCGCACGCTGGACCGACGTCTAAACCCCAACGCCCCCGTGTTCGTGCCCGACTTCAAGGCCAGCCAGGTGGCCAAAAAGCTATTTGATGAGT TGTCTTCGTACACCCGGTGGAGTACGGCCTCCTCGGAGGACATATCCTACGGACCCCGTTACGAGTCCATCTGGCGTGAGGTCAGcctacagcagcagcagcgtctGCCCAATCCGGGCTTCGATTACAGCCTGGATCCTGGGGAGGATGAGGTCGGCGAACTTGAGTTTGACGAGGTCCAGGCCATGAATATCGGAGCCGAGTCCTATGATCCCAAGCTACGAAGCACAGCAGTCAGTCAGGCAATGGTTGTTCCCGAAACTGTGGGAGATGTGGAGGAACCTTTAGATGAGGAAAAGAGGAATGGTTTTCAGAATCGCCCCTCCGCCAGACCTGCCAGAAGGTGCTGTTCACTCATGTAG